The proteins below are encoded in one region of Aeromonas veronii:
- the dinF gene encoding MATE family efflux transporter DinF, protein MLIPPWLRDPGRHRAVFALALPMVFSNVTTPLLGLVDTWVIGHLGQAWFLGGVSVGATLINLLFWLLGFLRMSTTGLTAQAQGAGSAEGQLDTLARALGLAVGLGAALLLLLLPFLPALIALSGGSPEVQFHAGEYVSIRIWSAPAALCNLVIMGWLLGMQDARSPMLLLIFSNLVNMVLDAGFVLGLGWQVKGVAAASLLADYGALVLGLWLVSRRLRHLPTETWRGAWQRWRQWPALRRLLGLNRDIFIRSLCLQLCFAFMTLQGARLGDVAVAANAVLLNFLMLISYGLDGFAYAVEAMVGRAIGRRDRQALREAIALNLGWAGLIALGFTLAFALGGGLLIAHITDIPAVIAEANRQLPWLVVMPLLAVWCYLLDGVFIGATRAREMRNSMLVAVFAGFFPIWWLCQDWGVAALWAAMAALMTGRGLTLGWLCWRLERDGRLLEQVRPVQSA, encoded by the coding sequence ATGCTGATCCCGCCCTGGCTTCGTGACCCCGGGCGTCATCGCGCCGTCTTTGCCCTGGCGCTGCCCATGGTGTTCTCCAATGTCACCACCCCGCTGCTGGGGCTGGTGGACACCTGGGTGATCGGTCATCTCGGCCAGGCCTGGTTCCTCGGTGGCGTCTCGGTCGGTGCCACTCTCATCAACCTGCTGTTCTGGCTGCTGGGCTTCCTGCGCATGTCCACCACGGGCTTGACTGCCCAGGCTCAGGGGGCGGGCAGTGCCGAGGGGCAGCTGGATACCCTGGCGCGGGCGCTGGGGTTGGCGGTCGGCCTCGGTGCCGCGCTCCTGCTGCTGTTGCTGCCCTTTTTACCGGCGCTCATCGCGCTGAGTGGTGGCTCGCCCGAGGTGCAGTTCCATGCCGGTGAATATGTGTCGATCCGGATCTGGAGCGCCCCGGCGGCCCTGTGCAACCTGGTCATCATGGGCTGGCTGCTGGGCATGCAGGATGCCCGCAGCCCCATGCTGCTGCTCATCTTCAGCAACCTGGTCAACATGGTGCTGGATGCCGGCTTCGTGCTGGGGCTGGGCTGGCAGGTGAAAGGGGTGGCGGCGGCCTCCCTGTTGGCCGATTACGGCGCCCTGGTGCTGGGGCTCTGGCTGGTGAGCCGCCGGTTGCGCCACCTGCCGACAGAGACCTGGCGCGGGGCCTGGCAACGCTGGCGTCAGTGGCCCGCCCTGCGGCGCCTGCTCGGCCTGAACCGGGACATCTTCATCCGTTCACTCTGCCTGCAGCTCTGCTTTGCCTTCATGACCCTGCAGGGGGCGCGGCTCGGGGACGTGGCGGTGGCGGCCAACGCGGTGCTGCTCAACTTCCTGATGCTCATCTCCTACGGGCTGGATGGTTTCGCCTACGCGGTGGAGGCCATGGTGGGGCGTGCCATCGGACGGCGGGATCGGCAGGCGCTGCGAGAGGCCATCGCCCTCAACCTGGGCTGGGCCGGGCTGATCGCCCTGGGTTTCACCCTGGCGTTTGCCCTGGGGGGCGGGCTGCTCATCGCCCATATCACCGACATTCCGGCGGTGATCGCCGAGGCAAACCGTCAACTGCCCTGGCTGGTGGTCATGCCGCTGCTGGCGGTCTGGTGTTATCTGCTGGACGGGGTCTTCATCGGGGCGACCCGGGCGCGGGAGATGCGAAACAGCATGCTGGTGGCGGTGTTTGCCGGTTTCTTCCCCATCTGGTGGCTGTGCCAGGACTGGGGTGTGGCGGCCTTGTGGGCCGCCATGGCGGCGCTGATGACGGGGCGAGGGTTGACCCTTGGCTGGCTGTGCTGGCGGCTGGAGCGCGATGGCCGCTTGCTGGAGCAGGTCCGGCCGGTGCAATCAGCCTAG
- a CDS encoding ATP-binding protein, whose product MTTHRPFGGLSTQIFLWFWFMLLLVVAAVVILPTLDPRNIIPLPEHEVTRMNNNLRALQAGAAPEQDFVLMQAIDAAGLLPVDNVYLRDAKGQMQSTTRLSKFVIRFMLESDDPTKPMLGSEHQRAIAGPFLMQHHGQDYHVYFGLNVENSYLFLFIQILDHPIQILGIAMLVSTPLCLLLAWRLTRPLLQLQQSVSQLAEGKLETRIPNLGRQDEIGQLADHVSHMVDTLKRMIQKQKQLLSDISHELRSPLTRIQLAQALIRRKQGDSSELARIEAEIARLDKLIGDLLDLSRVQQHVEAPVELPLADLLEPILDDAMFEANQNGKQLRLPPLPEESIRMWPELLGRALENPLRNALKYAREFIKVDWYREGREWVMTIRDDGPGVPVEQQDQLFLPFFRVDDARNAKTGGTGLGLAIAAEAIARHGGTIRAGTNHPNGLVITIRLPMA is encoded by the coding sequence ATGACCACCCACCGCCCCTTTGGCGGACTCTCCACCCAGATTTTCCTCTGGTTCTGGTTCATGTTGCTACTGGTTGTCGCTGCGGTAGTCATATTGCCTACTCTGGACCCGCGCAACATCATCCCCCTGCCCGAACACGAAGTGACCCGGATGAACAACAACCTGCGGGCACTGCAGGCGGGGGCGGCCCCCGAGCAGGATTTCGTGCTGATGCAGGCCATCGACGCCGCGGGGCTGCTGCCGGTGGACAACGTCTATCTGCGCGATGCCAAGGGTCAGATGCAATCCACCACCCGGCTCAGCAAGTTCGTCATCCGCTTCATGCTGGAGTCGGACGACCCGACCAAACCCATGCTCGGCAGCGAGCACCAGCGGGCCATCGCCGGCCCCTTCCTGATGCAGCACCACGGCCAGGACTATCACGTCTACTTTGGCCTCAACGTGGAAAACTCCTATCTCTTCCTGTTCATCCAGATCCTGGATCACCCCATCCAGATCCTCGGCATCGCCATGCTGGTCAGCACGCCGCTCTGCCTGCTGCTGGCCTGGCGGCTGACCCGCCCCCTGCTGCAGTTGCAGCAGTCCGTCTCCCAGCTGGCGGAGGGCAAGCTGGAGACCCGGATCCCCAACCTGGGGCGCCAGGACGAGATCGGCCAGCTGGCGGATCATGTCAGCCACATGGTGGATACCCTCAAGCGCATGATCCAGAAGCAGAAACAGCTGCTCTCCGACATCTCCCACGAGCTGCGCAGCCCCCTCACCCGCATCCAGTTAGCCCAGGCGCTGATCCGCCGCAAACAAGGTGACAGCAGCGAACTGGCCAGGATCGAGGCGGAGATCGCCCGGCTCGACAAGCTGATCGGCGATCTGCTGGATCTCTCCCGGGTGCAGCAGCACGTAGAGGCTCCGGTGGAGCTGCCGCTCGCGGATCTGCTGGAGCCCATCCTGGATGACGCCATGTTCGAGGCCAACCAGAACGGCAAGCAGCTAAGGCTGCCGCCCCTGCCGGAGGAGTCCATCCGGATGTGGCCCGAGCTGCTGGGGCGGGCGCTGGAGAACCCCCTGCGCAACGCTCTCAAATATGCGCGGGAGTTCATCAAGGTGGACTGGTATCGGGAAGGTCGGGAGTGGGTGATGACCATCCGCGACGATGGTCCCGGGGTGCCGGTGGAGCAGCAGGATCAGCTGTTCCTGCCCTTCTTCCGGGTGGATGACGCCCGCAACGCCAAGACCGGTGGCACCGGGCTCGGGCTCGCCATCGCCGCCGAAGCCATCGCGCGGCACGGCGGCACCATTCGGGCCGGCACCAACCACCCGAACGGCCTGGTCATCACCATCCGCCTGCCCATGGCGTGA
- the fieF gene encoding cation efflux pump FieF produces the protein MSHQQYSRWVTLASMAAVTVATLLIVGKLVAWLMTDSSSLLASLTDSFMDVSASLINLFAIRYALVPADDEHRFGHGKAESLAGLIQSAFISGSALLLMMHGISSLLNQVPVQRLEAGLWVSGGSILLTLLLVSFQRWVVARTNSVAIKADMLHYRSDLLLNAGVLLALVLAGQGWYWADGLFAILIGLFLVWGAVQIGYESVQALLDRQLPEAEQARIMALCCAVDGVHGVHDLRTRQSGPTRFAQLHLELDDQLPLVKAHQIADEAELAVRQAFERMDVIIHMDPISVLTKEQQGPHPEQQ, from the coding sequence TTGAGCCATCAACAATATTCTCGCTGGGTCACCCTGGCCAGCATGGCGGCGGTCACCGTCGCCACCCTGCTGATCGTCGGCAAGCTGGTTGCCTGGCTGATGACGGACTCGTCCAGCCTGCTGGCGTCCCTCACCGACTCCTTCATGGACGTCAGTGCCTCCCTCATCAACCTGTTCGCCATTCGCTATGCCCTGGTGCCGGCGGATGACGAGCACCGCTTCGGCCACGGCAAGGCGGAGTCCCTGGCGGGCCTCATCCAGTCGGCCTTCATCTCGGGCTCCGCCCTGCTGCTCATGATGCATGGCATCTCTTCCCTGCTCAATCAGGTGCCGGTGCAGCGGCTGGAGGCCGGTCTCTGGGTCAGTGGCGGTTCCATCCTGCTGACCTTGCTGCTGGTGAGCTTCCAGCGCTGGGTGGTGGCACGCACCAACAGCGTGGCCATCAAGGCCGACATGCTGCATTACCGCTCCGATCTGCTGCTCAACGCCGGCGTCTTGCTGGCCCTGGTGCTGGCGGGGCAGGGGTGGTACTGGGCTGACGGGTTGTTTGCCATCCTGATCGGGCTGTTTCTGGTGTGGGGCGCCGTCCAGATCGGCTACGAATCGGTGCAGGCCCTGCTCGATCGTCAGTTGCCAGAGGCGGAACAAGCGAGAATAATGGCCCTCTGCTGCGCCGTAGACGGGGTGCATGGCGTCCACGATCTGCGTACCCGCCAATCCGGGCCGACCCGCTTCGCACAACTGCATCTGGAACTGGATGATCAGCTGCCGCTGGTCAAGGCTCATCAGATAGCCGACGAGGCTGAACTGGCGGTCCGCCAGGCCTTTGAGCGGATGGATGTGATCATTCACATGGACCCCATCTCGGTGCTGACAAAAGAACAACAAGGCCCTCACCCTGAACAACAGTAG
- the elbB gene encoding isoprenoid biosynthesis glyoxalase ElbB, with product MKKVAVILSGCGVFDGSEIHEAVISLLALARQGAQVQCFAPNIPQLHVINHLTGEVSEGESRNVLIEAARICRGQIKDVAELDAADYDALLVPGGFGAAKNLCDLAIQGADCRIQPDVLKACQSFARARKPAAYICIAPAMIPLIYGAGALATIGNDAGTADAIEAMGGKHLACPVSEFVVDETHRVISTPAYMLAQNIVEAADGIEKTVKRLLTL from the coding sequence ATGAAAAAAGTGGCAGTGATCTTGAGTGGCTGCGGCGTCTTCGACGGGAGCGAGATCCATGAGGCCGTCATCAGCCTGCTGGCGCTGGCCCGCCAAGGGGCCCAGGTCCAGTGCTTCGCGCCGAACATCCCCCAGTTGCATGTCATCAACCACCTGACCGGCGAGGTGAGCGAAGGGGAGAGCCGCAACGTGCTGATCGAGGCGGCCCGCATCTGCCGTGGGCAGATCAAGGACGTGGCCGAGCTGGATGCGGCGGACTATGACGCCCTGCTGGTACCGGGTGGCTTCGGCGCCGCCAAGAATCTGTGCGATCTCGCCATCCAGGGGGCGGACTGCCGGATCCAGCCGGACGTGCTCAAGGCCTGCCAGAGCTTCGCCAGGGCCCGCAAACCCGCAGCCTACATCTGCATAGCGCCGGCCATGATCCCGCTCATCTACGGTGCCGGCGCCCTGGCTACCATAGGCAATGACGCGGGCACCGCCGATGCCATCGAGGCCATGGGCGGCAAGCATCTCGCCTGCCCGGTCAGCGAGTTCGTGGTGGACGAGACCCACAGGGTAATCTCGACCCCCGCCTACATGCTGGCCCAGAACATAGTGGAGGCCGCCGATGGCATCGAGAAGACGGTCAAGCGGCTGCTGACCCTGTAA
- a CDS encoding SCO family protein, with translation MVKPRYPLMFMLLVVSIMVIYYWSRPLQPEQANYYPAGRDINPFTLVDEDGEPFTEANLHGHWTFLFLGYTYCPDICPTTLADLRAVYPELKQIAPRSQVVFVSADPKRDDSARLKGYVDFFQPEFKAVTAQHDHLFPFVRNLGLVYSIVEHDSKDYLIDHSASIVLISPAGKLVAVFRPQAQEGQVPHVSMATMVSDFTRIVRLAGE, from the coding sequence ATGGTGAAACCCCGTTATCCCCTGATGTTCATGCTGCTGGTCGTCAGCATCATGGTCATTTATTACTGGAGTCGGCCCCTCCAGCCGGAGCAGGCCAATTACTATCCGGCGGGGCGGGACATCAATCCCTTCACCCTGGTGGATGAGGATGGGGAACCCTTCACCGAGGCCAATCTGCATGGCCACTGGACCTTCCTGTTTCTCGGCTACACCTATTGCCCGGACATCTGCCCGACTACCCTGGCGGATCTGCGCGCCGTCTATCCGGAACTGAAGCAGATAGCACCGCGCAGTCAGGTGGTCTTCGTCTCGGCGGATCCCAAGCGGGACGACAGCGCCCGCCTCAAGGGGTATGTCGATTTCTTCCAGCCCGAGTTCAAGGCGGTGACGGCGCAGCACGATCATCTGTTCCCCTTCGTGCGCAACCTGGGCCTCGTCTATTCCATCGTGGAGCACGACAGCAAGGACTACCTGATCGACCACTCCGCCTCCATCGTGCTGATAAGCCCGGCAGGCAAGCTGGTGGCCGTGTTCCGCCCCCAGGCACAGGAGGGCCAGGTGCCCCATGTGTCGATGGCGACCATGGTGTCCGATTTCACCCGGATCGTGCGACTGGCCGGCGAGTGA
- the polA gene encoding DNA polymerase I → MASSNPLILVDGSSYLYRAFFASQQADLRTSTGLPSGAVRVMANMMRSLRKQYPDSHVAVVFDAKGKTFRDDIYPEYKATRASMPDDLRSQVAPIHQMIKAMGFPFLMVEGVEADDVIGTLARQATEKKLPVLISTGDKDMAQLVSDHVTLIDTMKDVTTDREGVIEKFGVPPELIIDYLALMGDKVDNIPGMTGVGEKTALALLQGIGSIDEIAANLDKVAALGFRGSKAFADKFREQEEQVRLSYLLATIKTDVELEQQLEQLQLGPIDKESLLAVYREYELRNLIKELESGDEGAGASAGQEAVDEEAATVATIETDYRCILDEAEFDEWLARLKAAPLFAFDTETTSLDYMEARVVGVSFAIEPGKAAYVPFGHDYLGAPTQLSEALVLGKLKSLLEDPSLLKVGQNLKYDRNVLKNHGIDLQGVAFDTMLESYVLNSTASRHDMDSLASKYLGVETISFEEIAGKGAKQLTFNQIELEQAAPYAAEDADITLRLHQTLWGNLSKLPELAKVFTEIELPLLPVLARMELMGTTIDPKLLHQQSQEIEVRLGELERQAHELAGQEFNLSSPKQLGEILFVKLGLPIIKKTPKGAPSTAEEVLAELAETYELPQLLMEHRGLAKLKSTYTDKLPLMIKLQTGRVHTSYHQAVAATGRLSSTDPNLQNIPVRNEQGRRIRQAFIPSVGYKLVAADYSQIELRIMAHLSGDKGLLTAFAEGKDIHKATAAEVFGVALDAVTTDMRRSAKAINFGLIYGMSAFGLAKQLGIGRAEAQKYMDLYFERYPGVLDYMERTRQQAEAQGYVETLFGRRLYLPDIKSRNAGLRKGAERAAINAPMQGTAADIIKRAMIGVDGWIQGITDGSIHMLMQVHDELVFEIREEKLEEYVAIIKEKMSAAADLHVPLVVEAGVGDNWDQAH, encoded by the coding sequence ATGGCCTCTAGCAATCCCCTCATCCTGGTCGACGGCTCTTCTTATCTCTATCGCGCCTTCTTCGCCTCCCAGCAGGCCGATCTGCGCACATCGACCGGGCTGCCAAGCGGCGCCGTCCGGGTGATGGCGAACATGATGCGCAGCCTGCGCAAGCAATATCCCGATAGCCACGTGGCCGTGGTGTTCGACGCCAAGGGCAAGACCTTCCGCGACGACATCTACCCCGAATACAAGGCGACCCGTGCCAGCATGCCGGATGATCTGCGCAGCCAGGTCGCCCCCATCCACCAGATGATCAAGGCCATGGGCTTCCCCTTCCTGATGGTGGAAGGAGTCGAAGCGGACGACGTGATCGGCACCCTGGCCCGCCAGGCCACCGAGAAGAAGCTGCCGGTGCTCATCAGCACCGGGGACAAGGACATGGCGCAGCTGGTCTCCGACCATGTCACCCTGATCGACACCATGAAGGACGTGACCACGGATCGGGAAGGGGTGATCGAGAAGTTCGGCGTGCCGCCCGAGCTCATCATCGATTACCTGGCCCTGATGGGGGACAAGGTGGACAACATTCCCGGCATGACGGGGGTGGGGGAGAAGACGGCCCTGGCCCTGCTGCAGGGGATAGGCAGCATTGACGAGATCGCCGCCAATCTGGACAAGGTGGCGGCGCTGGGCTTTCGCGGTTCCAAGGCGTTTGCGGACAAGTTCCGCGAGCAGGAGGAGCAGGTGCGCCTCTCCTATCTGCTGGCGACCATCAAGACCGACGTCGAGCTGGAGCAGCAACTGGAGCAACTGCAACTGGGCCCAATTGACAAGGAGTCCCTGCTGGCGGTCTACCGCGAATACGAGCTGCGCAACCTGATCAAGGAGCTGGAGTCCGGTGATGAGGGGGCCGGTGCGAGTGCCGGCCAGGAAGCGGTGGATGAAGAGGCTGCTACAGTCGCTACCATCGAGACCGACTACCGCTGCATTCTGGACGAAGCCGAGTTCGATGAGTGGCTGGCACGCCTCAAGGCCGCCCCGCTGTTTGCCTTCGATACCGAAACCACCAGTCTGGATTACATGGAGGCGCGGGTGGTTGGCGTGTCGTTCGCCATCGAACCGGGCAAGGCGGCCTATGTGCCGTTCGGCCACGACTACCTGGGGGCGCCGACCCAGCTGAGTGAAGCGCTGGTGCTCGGCAAGCTCAAGTCGCTGCTGGAAGACCCTTCGCTGCTAAAGGTTGGCCAGAACCTCAAGTACGACCGCAACGTGCTGAAGAATCACGGCATCGATCTGCAGGGGGTCGCGTTTGATACCATGCTCGAGTCCTATGTGCTGAACTCCACCGCCAGCCGTCACGACATGGATTCCCTGGCCAGCAAGTACCTCGGCGTGGAGACCATCTCCTTCGAGGAGATCGCCGGCAAGGGGGCCAAGCAGCTTACCTTCAACCAGATTGAACTGGAGCAGGCGGCCCCTTACGCGGCGGAAGATGCCGATATCACCCTGCGTCTGCATCAGACCCTGTGGGGCAACCTGAGCAAATTGCCGGAGCTTGCCAAGGTATTCACCGAGATCGAACTGCCCCTGCTACCCGTGTTGGCGAGAATGGAGCTGATGGGGACCACCATAGATCCCAAGCTGCTGCACCAGCAGAGCCAGGAGATCGAGGTGCGACTGGGGGAACTGGAGCGCCAGGCTCACGAGCTGGCGGGGCAGGAGTTCAACCTCTCTTCCCCCAAGCAACTCGGCGAGATCCTGTTCGTCAAGCTGGGGCTCCCCATCATCAAGAAGACCCCCAAGGGCGCCCCTTCCACGGCGGAAGAGGTGCTGGCCGAGTTGGCGGAGACTTATGAGCTGCCGCAACTGCTGATGGAGCATCGCGGCCTCGCCAAGCTCAAGTCCACCTATACCGACAAGCTGCCGCTGATGATCAAGCTCCAGACCGGGCGGGTGCATACCTCCTATCATCAGGCGGTGGCGGCGACCGGCCGACTCTCGTCCACCGATCCCAACCTGCAGAACATCCCGGTGCGCAACGAGCAGGGGCGGCGCATTCGGCAGGCCTTCATCCCGAGCGTCGGCTACAAGCTGGTGGCGGCGGATTACTCCCAGATCGAGCTGCGCATCATGGCCCACCTCTCCGGTGACAAGGGGCTGCTGACCGCCTTCGCCGAGGGCAAGGACATCCACAAGGCGACTGCTGCCGAGGTATTTGGCGTCGCACTGGATGCGGTCACCACCGACATGCGCCGCAGCGCCAAGGCGATCAACTTCGGTCTCATCTATGGCATGAGCGCCTTCGGCCTTGCCAAGCAGCTGGGGATCGGTCGTGCCGAGGCGCAGAAATACATGGATCTCTACTTCGAGCGCTACCCGGGCGTGCTCGACTACATGGAGCGCACCCGCCAGCAAGCGGAAGCACAGGGCTACGTCGAGACCCTGTTCGGCCGTCGCCTCTACCTGCCGGACATCAAGTCCCGCAATGCCGGTCTGCGCAAGGGCGCCGAGCGGGCGGCGATCAACGCCCCCATGCAGGGCACGGCCGCCGACATCATCAAGCGTGCCATGATCGGTGTGGATGGCTGGATCCAGGGCATCACCGATGGCTCCATCCATATGCTGATGCAGGTGCACGATGAGCTGGTGTTCGAGATCCGCGAAGAGAAGCTGGAGGAGTACGTCGCCATCATCAAGGAGAAGATGTCCGCCGCTGCCGACCTGCATGTGCCCCTGGTGGTGGAAGCCGGGGTG
- the lexA gene encoding transcriptional repressor LexA — MKPLTPRQAEVLELIKANMNETGMPPTRAEIAQKLGFKSANAAEEHLKALAKKGVIEIMPGTSRGIRLLLEEEEAPEESGLPLIGKVAAGEPILAQEHIESHYQVDPALFHPRADFLLRVQGMSMKNIGIMDGDLLAVHKTQDVRNGQVVVARLDEDVTVKRFQRKGSQVWLLPENEELSPISVDLASQHLTIEGLAVGVIRNADWM; from the coding sequence ATGAAACCCCTTACTCCCCGCCAGGCTGAAGTGCTGGAGCTTATCAAGGCGAACATGAACGAGACCGGCATGCCGCCGACTCGTGCCGAGATTGCCCAGAAGCTTGGTTTCAAGTCGGCCAATGCGGCCGAGGAACATCTGAAGGCCCTGGCCAAGAAAGGGGTCATCGAGATCATGCCCGGCACCTCTCGCGGCATCCGCCTGCTGCTCGAAGAGGAAGAGGCGCCGGAAGAGAGTGGCCTGCCCCTCATCGGCAAGGTGGCCGCCGGCGAACCCATCCTGGCCCAGGAGCACATCGAGAGCCACTATCAGGTGGATCCGGCCCTGTTCCACCCACGGGCAGACTTCCTGCTGCGGGTACAGGGCATGAGCATGAAGAACATCGGCATCATGGACGGGGATCTGCTGGCGGTGCACAAGACCCAGGACGTGCGCAACGGCCAGGTGGTGGTAGCCCGCCTCGATGAGGATGTCACCGTCAAGCGCTTCCAGCGCAAGGGCAGCCAGGTGTGGCTGCTGCCGGAGAACGAAGAGCTCTCCCCCATCTCGGTGGATCTCGCCAGCCAGCACCTCACCATCGAGGGGCTGGCGGTCGGTGTCATCCGCAACGCCGACTGGATGTAA
- the cysE gene encoding serine O-acetyltransferase translates to MDDLVANTWQKIQQEAQCMAAQEPMLASFFHSTILNHGDLRSALSFQLANKLDSTTMPAIALREVIELALRSEPELLAMVAADICAVQDRDPAVDLFSTPLLYLKGFHALQGYRVANWLWRQGRRSLALYLQNQISVVFGVDVHPAARIGKGIMFDHATGIVVGETAVIEDDVSILQSVTLGGTGKESGDRHPKIREGVMIGAGAKVLGNIEVGVGAKIGAGSVVINPVPPHTTVAGVPAKIVGRPECDKPSFDMNQNI, encoded by the coding sequence ATGGACGATCTGGTTGCCAACACCTGGCAAAAAATTCAGCAAGAAGCGCAATGCATGGCGGCCCAGGAGCCCATGCTGGCCAGCTTCTTTCACTCCACCATCCTCAACCACGGGGATCTGCGCTCGGCGCTGAGCTTCCAGCTGGCCAACAAGCTTGACAGCACCACCATGCCTGCCATCGCCCTGCGAGAGGTGATCGAGCTGGCCCTGCGCAGCGAGCCCGAGCTGCTGGCCATGGTCGCCGCCGACATCTGCGCCGTGCAGGACCGGGATCCCGCCGTCGACCTCTTTTCCACTCCGCTGCTTTATCTCAAGGGCTTTCACGCCCTGCAGGGTTACCGGGTCGCCAACTGGCTGTGGCGCCAGGGGCGGCGCTCCCTCGCGCTGTATTTGCAGAACCAGATCTCCGTGGTGTTCGGGGTCGACGTGCACCCGGCGGCGCGGATCGGCAAGGGGATCATGTTTGACCACGCCACCGGCATCGTCGTGGGTGAAACGGCGGTGATCGAGGACGACGTCTCCATCCTGCAGAGCGTGACCCTAGGGGGAACCGGCAAGGAGAGCGGCGATCGCCACCCCAAGATCCGGGAAGGGGTCATGATAGGGGCGGGGGCCAAGGTGCTCGGCAATATCGAGGTGGGGGTGGGTGCCAAGATCGGGGCCGGCAGCGTGGTGATCAATCCCGTGCCACCCCATACCACTGTGGCCGGCGTCCCCGCCAAGATAGTGGGCCGACCGGAGTGTGACAAACCCTCCTTCGACATGAATCAGAACATCTAG
- the trmL gene encoding tRNA (uridine(34)/cytosine(34)/5-carboxymethylaminomethyluridine(34)-2'-O)-methyltransferase TrmL has product MLDIVLYQPEIPPNTGNIIRLCANTGYRLHLIEPLGFEWDDKRVKRAGLDYHEFAEVKRWPSYEAFLAAVAPTRVFACTTKGRTAHSAVQFALGDALLFGPESRGLPAEIIESLPFEQRLRIPMLPQSRSMNLANAVSVFVYESWRQFDYQGSL; this is encoded by the coding sequence ATGCTCGACATCGTGCTCTACCAGCCGGAAATCCCGCCCAACACCGGCAACATCATCCGTCTCTGTGCCAATACCGGCTACCGGTTGCACCTGATAGAGCCGCTGGGATTCGAGTGGGATGACAAGCGGGTGAAACGGGCGGGGCTCGACTATCACGAATTTGCCGAGGTGAAGCGCTGGCCGAGCTATGAGGCGTTTCTGGCGGCGGTCGCACCGACCCGGGTCTTCGCCTGTACCACCAAAGGGCGCACCGCCCACTCGGCGGTTCAGTTCGCCCTGGGGGACGCCCTGCTGTTCGGCCCCGAGAGCCGCGGCCTGCCCGCGGAGATCATCGAGAGCCTGCCGTTCGAGCAGCGCCTGCGCATCCCCATGCTGCCCCAGAGCCGCAGCATGAACCTGGCCAACGCGGTATCCGTGTTCGTCTACGAGAGCTGGCGCCAGTTCGATTATCAGGGCTCGCTCTGA
- a CDS encoding response regulator produces the protein MNKILLVDDDLELTQLLTEILTLEGFEVTVAEDGEEGLQRLAEQRFDLVLLDVMMPRLNGFAMLTRLRKRYETPVLMLTARGDSQDRVNGLEAGADDYLAKPFDDRELLARVRAILRRTQSPQPQRGAPDELRFMDLVLQPGLQQARCNDKLLELTATEFGLLECLLRSPGQIVSKNLLSEQVLGKKLEPFDRAIDMHLSNLRKKLPERADGQPRFKTVRGRGYLWLEQA, from the coding sequence ATGAACAAAATACTCCTGGTCGACGACGATCTCGAACTGACCCAGCTGCTGACCGAAATCCTGACCCTGGAAGGGTTCGAGGTGACGGTGGCCGAGGACGGCGAAGAGGGGCTGCAGCGGCTGGCGGAGCAGCGGTTCGACCTGGTGTTGCTGGATGTGATGATGCCGAGGCTCAACGGCTTTGCCATGCTGACCCGACTGCGCAAGCGTTATGAGACCCCGGTACTGATGCTGACCGCCCGGGGAGACAGCCAGGACAGGGTCAACGGGCTGGAGGCCGGCGCCGACGACTACCTGGCCAAGCCATTCGACGACCGGGAGCTGCTGGCCCGGGTGCGGGCCATCCTGCGCCGCACCCAAAGCCCCCAGCCCCAGCGCGGCGCCCCGGACGAGCTGAGATTCATGGATCTGGTGCTGCAACCCGGCCTGCAACAGGCCCGCTGCAATGACAAACTGCTGGAGCTCACCGCCACCGAGTTCGGCCTGCTGGAGTGTCTGCTACGCAGCCCCGGCCAGATCGTCAGCAAGAATCTGCTGTCCGAACAAGTGCTTGGCAAGAAGCTCGAACCCTTCGATCGGGCCATCGACATGCACCTGAGCAACCTGCGCAAGAAGCTGCCGGAGCGGGCCGATGGCCAGCCCCGCTTCAAGACGGTGCGTGGGCGAGGCTACCTCTGGCTGGAGCAGGCATGA
- a CDS encoding cell division protein ZapB, which translates to MSLEVLEQLESKVQSAVDNISLLKMELDELKEQNSKLQDENHQLRNEHVAWQERLRALLGKMDQMGEAI; encoded by the coding sequence ATGTCACTAGAAGTCCTTGAGCAACTCGAATCCAAAGTCCAATCCGCCGTCGACAACATCTCCCTGCTGAAGATGGAGCTGGACGAGCTGAAAGAGCAGAACAGCAAGCTGCAAGACGAGAACCATCAGCTGCGCAACGAGCACGTTGCATGGCAAGAGCGTCTGCGCGCCCTGCTGGGCAAGATGGATCAGATGGGCGAAGCCATCTAA